The following proteins are encoded in a genomic region of Neurospora crassa OR74A linkage group VI, whole genome shotgun sequence:
- a CDS encoding zinc finger protein 58 — translation MSEPESATAAMGIGSVLNTKGAQASAALAQAAQAAQIAQPTQQLEQSAPVPQLATPEQQPSQPLTQQQPMERASSPHASVKFEPSMSYPSPTGMGTAMPVSTVPSAHMAPGGQMATNPQMVPNNQMAPNAQMGPNLQMAPNSQMAPNAQMAPSGQMASSAQMAPNAQMAPAPMGIPAMPTVPGVPSNNGMVPSLHPSYKPQVEGGAPPGPPPKAYACSTCAKAFARRSDLARHERIHSGIRPHVCDYPGCGKQFIQRSALTVHQRVHTGEKPHQCERCGKPFSDSSSLARHRRIHSGKRPYKCPYMDCQKTFTRRTTLTRHQNHHTGTVEESAKATAEALARGTLARTKERSESEQISNQATPMTTPSPAQRPLSLSPSAGLANMEMQYLQTNTLPAHLRGDVHVSNAPTTSPGYSNGLTRPTSHPTGYVPPATMEPTVETQQGSGSAAGSPQIGSAGWASPGGVGSPAQSPSGNGYVYPDPEPFPGASAGQMFYDSAVGTGRRLGSGEPQNPSYHT, via the exons ATGTCAGAACCGGAATCTGCTACCGCCGCTATGGGAATCGGTAGCGTACTCAACACTAAGGGCGCCCAGGCTAGTGCCGCTCTAGCACAGGCGGCTCAGGCTGCTCAGATCGCGCAACCGACACAGCAGCTTGAACAATCTGCTCCTGTTCCCCAACTAGCTACACCTGAACAGCAACCCTCGCAACCGCTCACACAACAGCAACCTATGGAGCGTGCCAGCTCGCCGCACGCTTCCGTGAAATTCGAACCCAGCATGTCCTACCCTTCGCCGACCGGTATGGGGACCGCAATGCCCGTTTCCACTGTTCCTAGCGCACACATGGCCCCGGGTGGACAAATGGCTACCAACCCGCAGATGGTTCCCAACAATCAGATGGCCCCCAATGCCCAAATGGGCCCCAATCTCCAGATGGCGCCCAATTCACAAATGGCTCCTAATGCTCAGATGGCTCCCAGCGGACAGATGGCTTCTAGTGCTCAAATGGCTCCCAATGCTCAAATGGCGCCTGCACCGATGGGCATTCCTGCTATGCCTACTGTACCAGGAGTCCCGTCAAACAACGGAATGGTACCTTCTCTTCACCCTTCTTACAAGCCTCAGGTCGAGGGAGGTGCGCCACCAGGACCGCCTCCCAAGGCCTACGCGTGTTCCACCTGCGCCAAGGCTTTTGCACGGAGAAGTGATCTTGCTCGTCACG AGCGAATTCATAGCGGTATTCGTCCTCACGTGTGCGATTATCCCGGCTGCGGGAAACAGTTCATCCAACGATCAGCCCTCACCGTCCACCAGCGCGTGCACACTGGAGAGAAGCCCCACCAATGCGAGAGGTGCGGCAAG CCCTTCAGCGACAGCAGTTCTCTTGCGCGTCATCGTAGGATCCATTCCGGAAAGCGTCCTTACAAGTGCCCGTACATGGATTGCCAGAAAACGTTCACCCGCCGGACGACACTGACGAGGCACCAGAATCACCATACTGGCACTGTTGAGGAATCTGCAAAGGCTACGGCAGAAGCTCTTGCCAGGGGAACGTTGGCACGGACTAAGGAGCGATCGGAGAGCGAGCAGATCTCCAATCAAGCGACACCCATGACCACTCCCTCACCGGCACAGCggcccttgtccttgtcaCCAAGTGCGGGATTGGCCAACATGGAGATGCAGTATCTGCAAACCAATACACTCCCGGCGCATCTTCGTGGGGACGTTCACGTTTCCAATGCACCAACGACCTCGCCCGGTTACAGCAACGGACTGACCCGACCCACGTCGCACCCTACCGGGTATGTTCCTCCCGCAACAATGGAGCCAACCGTTGAAACTCAGCAAGGATCCGGGAGTGCGGCCGGCAGTCCTCAGATTGGAAGTGCAGGTTGGGCGTCTCCTGGGGGTGTCGGATCTCCAGCTCAAAGCCCCAGCGGTAACGGCTATGTCTATCCGGATCCAGAACCTTTTCCTGGCGCCAGTGCCGGTCAGATGTTCTACGACAGCGCGGTTGGGACTGGGAGACGTCTCGGGAGCGGGGAGCCACAGAACCCTTCCTATCATACTTAG